One window of Robiginitalea biformata HTCC2501 genomic DNA carries:
- a CDS encoding PIG-L family deacetylase, protein MLKILRLSIAAICLLPGLGQGQAPNPPSSVTLYNDLQDLNFLGSALYIAAHPDDENTRLISYLSNAVHARTAYLSMTRGDGGQNLIGPELRELLGVLRTQELLNARRIDGGRQFFTRAVDFGYSKNPEETLEIWDKQLVLSDVVRIIRQFRPDVIINRFDHRTPGTTHGHHTSSAILSKEAFELAGDPEAFPEQLKELDTWEPSRLFHNTSWWFYGSRERFLKEMDRSKLTVLDVGVYYPERGMSNNEIASLASSQHLCQGFGRPTSRGSEEEFLELISGTQTQGDDLFAGIDTSWGRMPGGGPVGEILEGVAASFNFTDPSVHLPELLKAYQLLDAAPDSYWKEVKTGELTALIAGVSGLYLEASSEDPLAVPGDVETVNLELVNRSGVPVAVQSIALESGTRLDSAFPLPANQKIQLDLSLEIPEGHPGTSPYWLREPGTLGTYQIPDPEFIGMPRTPPAYQVRIDAQVAGIPIRFERPVIHRYSEPDQGERYRSFDIVPPVSTSFGETVRLFAEASAQPVTIRVKSNAQSVSGTVGLNVPEGWTVHPASQPFQLDGLGSEGLFEFRVTPPAGASEGSIRPEVVTGGNTYNREMIAIAYDHIPTQTVLMPAQMRVVRLQVEKAGQHIGYLMGAGDAMPENLEAIGYTVHQIGTDDLTPDNLQRFDAVVVGIRAYNVLDELPVKNDALLTYTKNGGTVIVQYNTSGRGNLDFSKFAPYPLQISRDRVSDEGAEVTFLEPEHPLLNFPNPIEPADFDGWVQERGLYFPDNWDPAYTPLFSMNDPGEPARKGSLLVAPYGDGHYIYTGLSFFRELPAGVPGAFKLFANMLSIGKAQVKTDRAVKG, encoded by the coding sequence ATGCTCAAAATACTGAGGCTGTCCATCGCGGCAATTTGCCTGTTACCCGGCCTGGGTCAGGGCCAGGCTCCAAACCCGCCGAGTTCCGTTACCCTCTACAATGATCTCCAGGACCTGAATTTCCTCGGTTCGGCCCTGTACATCGCCGCCCATCCGGACGATGAAAACACCCGTTTGATTTCCTACCTCTCCAATGCCGTCCATGCGCGCACGGCCTACCTTTCCATGACGCGTGGCGATGGGGGCCAAAACCTCATCGGCCCGGAGTTGCGGGAACTCCTGGGCGTTCTGCGTACACAGGAACTTCTCAATGCCCGACGAATAGACGGGGGCCGGCAGTTCTTTACCCGCGCTGTAGATTTCGGGTACTCCAAAAACCCGGAAGAAACGCTGGAGATTTGGGATAAGCAGCTTGTATTGTCGGATGTTGTTCGGATCATCCGACAATTTCGGCCGGATGTGATTATCAACCGGTTCGACCACCGAACTCCGGGAACCACACACGGGCACCATACCTCTTCGGCCATCCTGAGTAAGGAAGCCTTTGAACTGGCCGGCGATCCCGAAGCCTTTCCCGAGCAACTAAAAGAACTGGACACCTGGGAGCCCAGCCGCCTGTTCCACAATACCTCCTGGTGGTTCTACGGCAGTCGGGAGCGCTTCCTGAAAGAAATGGACCGGTCCAAACTGACGGTTCTGGATGTCGGGGTTTACTATCCGGAACGGGGGATGTCCAATAACGAAATTGCCTCCCTGGCCAGCAGCCAACACCTCTGCCAGGGGTTTGGAAGGCCCACCAGCCGCGGCAGTGAAGAGGAGTTTTTGGAATTGATCAGCGGAACACAAACCCAAGGAGACGATTTATTTGCGGGAATCGATACGAGTTGGGGACGGATGCCCGGGGGCGGCCCCGTCGGCGAAATCCTGGAAGGCGTGGCAGCGTCGTTTAATTTTACGGACCCTTCTGTGCATTTGCCCGAACTCCTGAAAGCCTATCAATTGCTGGATGCGGCACCGGATTCCTATTGGAAGGAGGTGAAAACCGGGGAGTTGACGGCATTGATTGCCGGCGTTTCCGGGCTTTACCTCGAGGCTTCCTCGGAAGATCCTCTGGCGGTCCCGGGCGACGTGGAAACCGTCAACCTGGAGCTGGTTAACCGATCCGGGGTCCCGGTAGCCGTTCAATCCATCGCCCTGGAATCCGGCACTCGGCTGGACAGCGCCTTCCCCCTCCCGGCCAACCAAAAAATCCAATTGGATCTGTCCCTGGAAATCCCTGAAGGCCACCCGGGCACTTCCCCCTACTGGTTGCGCGAACCGGGTACCCTGGGAACCTACCAGATCCCGGACCCCGAATTTATCGGGATGCCCCGCACCCCCCCGGCCTACCAGGTGCGGATCGACGCGCAAGTTGCCGGGATCCCCATTCGATTTGAGCGACCGGTAATCCACCGGTATTCGGAACCCGACCAGGGAGAGCGGTACCGGAGTTTTGACATCGTACCCCCTGTATCCACCTCCTTCGGCGAAACGGTGAGGCTGTTTGCGGAGGCCTCCGCGCAACCGGTGACGATCCGGGTAAAATCGAACGCCCAGAGCGTCTCGGGCACCGTTGGCCTGAATGTCCCGGAAGGATGGACGGTGCACCCCGCCTCCCAACCCTTCCAGTTGGACGGCCTGGGTTCCGAAGGATTATTTGAATTCCGCGTCACCCCCCCGGCCGGAGCAAGTGAAGGATCTATCCGCCCCGAAGTGGTTACCGGGGGGAACACATACAACCGGGAGATGATTGCGATAGCCTATGACCACATCCCCACCCAGACCGTACTGATGCCTGCTCAAATGCGCGTCGTTCGCCTGCAGGTGGAGAAGGCCGGGCAGCACATCGGATATCTGATGGGGGCCGGCGACGCCATGCCGGAAAACCTGGAAGCCATCGGATACACCGTACACCAGATTGGGACCGACGACCTGACCCCCGACAACCTGCAGCGCTTCGACGCGGTGGTGGTGGGGATCCGGGCATACAACGTCCTGGACGAGCTGCCTGTTAAAAACGACGCCCTGCTTACCTATACCAAAAACGGCGGCACTGTCATCGTCCAATACAATACCTCGGGGCGGGGCAACCTGGATTTCAGCAAATTCGCGCCATACCCGCTTCAAATTTCCAGGGATCGCGTTTCAGACGAGGGAGCCGAAGTTACCTTCCTGGAGCCCGAGCACCCGCTGCTCAACTTCCCAAACCCGATCGAACCTGCCGATTTTGACGGCTGGGTTCAGGAACGCGGCCTCTATTTCCCCGATAACTGGGACCCTGCCTATACCCCGTTATTTTCAATGAACGACCCGGGGGAGCCGGCACGGAAAGGCAGCCTGCTGGTAGCCCCGTACGGAGACGGACATTACATCTATACCGGCCTGAGTTTTTTCAGGGAATTGCCGGCGGGTGTCCCCGGCGCCTTTAAATTATTCGCAAACATGCTTTCCATCGGGAAGGCCCAAGTAAAGACAGACCGTGCAGTTAAAGGATGA
- a CDS encoding GNAT family N-acetyltransferase: MATHTLIDNSEEKRYEFRIGDQAPRIEYIRTKDKIYLTHTEVPDELEGQGIGSSLVRAVLEDIEKKDLTLVPLCPFVAGYIKENPEWKKLVLKGINIE; encoded by the coding sequence ATGGCAACTCATACGCTTATTGACAATTCGGAAGAGAAACGCTACGAATTTCGGATCGGCGACCAGGCGCCGCGAATTGAATATATACGCACCAAAGACAAAATCTACCTGACCCATACCGAGGTCCCCGATGAGCTGGAAGGCCAGGGCATTGGCAGTTCCCTGGTGCGTGCCGTCCTCGAAGACATCGAGAAAAAGGACCTGACCCTGGTGCCGCTCTGTCCGTTCGTCGCCGGGTATATCAAAGAAAACCCCGAGTGGAAAAAACTCGTGCTAAAAGGGATTAACATCGAATAA
- a CDS encoding DUF2911 domain-containing protein, producing the protein MKKSYLLFLALASSYCGLAQMQTPAPSPASELHQTVGLTDVVIKYSRPSMKGRTIFGGLVPYDAIWRTGANMNTTVSFSDPVKVGGKSLEAGTYALYTKPGEEQWEVYFYTDSNNGGLPAQWDDSKVAATVTAPVMEMPMPVETFTITVDDLTNNGASLGMLWENTYVGVPFEVPTTEKAMKSIQSVMSGPGPNQYFAAASYYFDEGQDLEQAKTWIDKATEMSPNAYWMWRVKSLIYAKMGDKKGAIAAAKKSLEVAKEAGNQDYVRMNQDSLKEWGAM; encoded by the coding sequence ATGAAAAAATCCTACCTTTTATTCCTGGCACTGGCAAGCAGCTATTGCGGGCTTGCCCAGATGCAGACGCCGGCACCCAGCCCGGCCTCCGAACTGCACCAGACCGTCGGGCTCACCGACGTGGTAATTAAGTATTCCCGTCCCTCCATGAAGGGCCGCACCATTTTCGGCGGACTCGTACCCTACGATGCCATCTGGCGGACCGGGGCGAACATGAACACTACCGTTTCCTTCTCGGACCCCGTAAAAGTGGGAGGAAAATCCCTGGAAGCCGGGACGTACGCTTTGTATACGAAACCCGGAGAGGAGCAGTGGGAAGTCTACTTTTATACGGATTCCAACAACGGCGGGCTCCCGGCTCAGTGGGACGATTCCAAGGTGGCTGCCACGGTTACCGCACCTGTCATGGAAATGCCCATGCCGGTAGAGACTTTCACCATCACCGTAGACGACTTAACCAACAACGGGGCCTCCCTGGGAATGCTCTGGGAGAACACCTATGTGGGGGTGCCTTTTGAAGTGCCCACCACGGAAAAGGCCATGAAGAGCATTCAGTCCGTAATGAGCGGCCCCGGGCCCAACCAGTATTTTGCGGCTGCCTCCTATTACTTTGACGAGGGGCAGGATTTGGAACAGGCCAAAACCTGGATCGACAAGGCTACTGAAATGTCCCCGAATGCCTATTGGATGTGGCGGGTCAAATCGTTGATCTACGCAAAAATGGGCGATAAGAAAGGGGCCATTGCGGCGGCAAAGAAATCCCTGGAAGTTGCAAAAGAGGCCGGGAACCAGGATTACGTGAGGATGAACCAGGACTCCCTCAAGGAGTGGGGTGCCATGTAA
- a CDS encoding SDR family NAD(P)-dependent oxidoreductase gives MKKNLLIIGGSSGIGLELVKLLKDNHNIYTASRKPGPLEDLGVPHTELDVTGDFDSLDGLPDTLHGLVYCPGSINLKPFKMLSVDAFSQDMDLNFTGLVRVLKAVMPRFAESASLVFFSTVAVGNGMPFHSSVAASKGAIEGFARALAAEYAPQLRVNVVAPSLVDTPMASRLLNNEKKQEKMAERHPMKRVGKPSDIAHMAAFLLSDESGWMTGQVLGVDGGLSTINLS, from the coding sequence ATGAAAAAGAACTTATTGATTATCGGCGGTTCCTCCGGCATTGGCCTGGAACTCGTCAAGCTACTGAAAGACAACCACAACATATATACGGCCTCCCGGAAACCCGGCCCCCTGGAGGACCTCGGTGTCCCGCACACAGAACTGGACGTCACCGGGGATTTCGATTCCCTGGATGGGCTGCCGGATACCCTGCACGGGCTGGTCTATTGCCCGGGAAGCATCAATCTGAAACCGTTTAAAATGCTCAGCGTGGATGCTTTTAGCCAGGATATGGACCTGAATTTTACCGGCCTGGTCCGGGTACTTAAAGCCGTGATGCCGCGCTTTGCCGAGTCGGCCAGCCTGGTTTTCTTCAGCACGGTGGCTGTGGGGAACGGCATGCCCTTCCACAGCAGCGTGGCGGCTTCCAAAGGGGCCATCGAAGGCTTTGCCCGTGCCCTGGCTGCCGAATACGCCCCCCAATTGCGCGTGAACGTGGTGGCCCCTTCCCTGGTGGATACCCCCATGGCTTCCCGCTTGCTGAACAATGAAAAGAAACAGGAAAAAATGGCGGAACGGCACCCGATGAAGCGGGTTGGAAAACCTTCGGATATCGCGCACATGGCGGCCTTCCTGCTTTCGGATGAAAGCGGATGGATGACCGGCCAGGTCCTTGGGGTGGACGGGGGCCTGAGTACCATCAACCTGAGTTAA
- a CDS encoding cryptochrome/photolyase family protein, translated as MGKSVNIFWFRRDLRLEDNRGLCEALGAGRPVLPIFIFDSEILDGLPADDPRVTFLHDRLQELRSRMQENQGSSLAIYHGKPLEIFKELASDWDVGQVFTNRDYEPYARDRDEQVGQWLSEQGIEFHTFKDQVIFEKDEVVKDDGDPYVVYTPYMKKWKQVFRDTPLATFDSAGQLGNLIAHSRLPNPDLADFGFERSAIPVPDYDMGGKLIDAYEDNRNYPAREGTSRLGPHLRFGTISIRQALGKALESSNETFWNELIWREFFMQILWHFPRTVHEAFRKEYDRIAWRNDESEFEKWREGRTGFALVDAGMRQLNASGYMHNRVRMLTASFLCKHLLIDWRWGEAYFAEKLLDYEMASNVGNWQWAAGSGVDAAPYFRIFNPMTQVDKFDKDKSYIREWIPEYGTEDYPEKMVDHKAARERCLKTYKAALD; from the coding sequence ATGGGCAAATCCGTCAACATCTTCTGGTTTCGGCGCGACCTGCGGCTCGAAGACAACCGGGGCCTGTGCGAAGCGCTGGGCGCGGGCAGGCCCGTCCTCCCCATTTTTATTTTCGATTCGGAAATCCTGGACGGGCTGCCGGCGGATGACCCCCGGGTTACGTTCCTCCACGACCGTTTGCAGGAGCTCCGTTCCCGCATGCAGGAAAATCAGGGCAGTTCCCTGGCAATCTACCACGGGAAGCCCCTGGAGATTTTTAAGGAACTGGCATCGGACTGGGACGTCGGGCAGGTGTTCACAAACCGGGATTACGAACCCTATGCCCGGGATCGGGATGAGCAGGTGGGCCAATGGCTCAGCGAGCAGGGAATTGAATTCCACACATTCAAAGATCAGGTCATTTTTGAAAAGGACGAAGTGGTCAAGGATGACGGCGACCCCTATGTGGTTTACACCCCCTATATGAAGAAATGGAAGCAGGTCTTCCGGGACACCCCCCTTGCGACGTTCGATTCCGCTGGCCAACTGGGGAACCTGATCGCACATTCCCGGTTGCCCAACCCGGACCTTGCCGATTTCGGCTTTGAACGCTCCGCGATTCCCGTTCCGGATTATGATATGGGCGGGAAACTGATTGACGCATACGAAGACAACCGGAATTACCCGGCCCGGGAAGGTACCTCCCGGTTGGGACCCCACCTGCGCTTTGGCACCATCTCCATCCGACAGGCGCTGGGGAAGGCCCTGGAATCGTCCAATGAGACATTCTGGAACGAGTTGATCTGGCGGGAGTTCTTTATGCAGATCCTCTGGCATTTCCCGCGTACGGTCCATGAGGCCTTCCGCAAGGAATACGACCGCATCGCGTGGCGGAACGACGAATCGGAATTCGAGAAATGGCGGGAGGGCCGCACCGGCTTTGCCCTGGTGGATGCGGGCATGCGGCAACTCAATGCATCCGGGTATATGCACAACCGCGTACGGATGCTCACGGCGAGTTTCCTCTGCAAGCACCTGCTGATCGACTGGCGTTGGGGGGAGGCGTATTTTGCGGAAAAACTACTCGACTACGAAATGGCCAGCAATGTTGGCAACTGGCAGTGGGCAGCCGGGAGCGGCGTAGATGCGGCCCCCTACTTCCGGATCTTTAACCCGATGACCCAGGTAGATAAATTCGACAAGGATAAATCCTATATCCGGGAGTGGATACCGGAATACGGCACGGAGGATTACCCCGAAAAGATGGTAGATCACAAAGCGGCCCGGGAACGTTGCCTGAAGACCTATAAGGCCGCCCTGGATTAG
- a CDS encoding SRPBCC family protein has protein sequence MKCYQLQAEQSLALSKQEAWDFLSNPANLQRITPAHMGFKILEGADRPMYPGQIIHYVVSPFPGIRTRWVTEITHVREGEYFVDEQRFGPYALWHHKHFIEAVEGGVRMTDVVDYKLPLGWLGRLAHGPVVKRQLTAIFRYREAELDKRFGKLPGRPSALTFKSL, from the coding sequence ATGAAGTGTTATCAATTGCAAGCGGAACAGTCCCTGGCCCTTTCCAAACAAGAGGCCTGGGACTTTCTGTCCAACCCGGCCAACCTGCAGCGCATCACCCCGGCCCATATGGGCTTTAAAATACTGGAAGGCGCCGACCGGCCTATGTATCCCGGGCAAATCATCCACTATGTGGTTTCCCCGTTTCCAGGGATTCGCACCCGATGGGTCACTGAGATAACCCATGTTCGGGAAGGAGAATATTTTGTAGATGAACAGCGATTCGGCCCATACGCCCTCTGGCACCACAAACACTTTATCGAGGCCGTCGAAGGCGGCGTCCGGATGACGGATGTCGTGGACTACAAATTGCCCCTCGGATGGCTGGGCCGGTTAGCTCACGGGCCTGTGGTTAAAAGACAGCTGACGGCCATTTTCCGGTACCGGGAGGCCGAACTCGACAAACGGTTCGGCAAGCTTCCCGGGAGACCTTCCGCCCTCACATTTAAATCGCTTTGA
- a CDS encoding sodium:solute symporter has protein sequence MGTLDWIILSGTLIFIVAFGVWRTRGSRDVDDYVRGGKRAKWLTVGLSVMATQASAITFLSTPGQAFHDGMGFVQFYFGLPLAMIIICMVFVPIYHHLKVYTAYEFLEKRFDLKTRTLAAILFLLQRGLAAGITIFAPSIILSAVLGWNLNTLNIIIGIMVIIYTVSGGTKAVNVTQKQQMFVIMLGMFMAFFFILGYLPTDLTFSKALKVAGASDKLNILNFDFDTDSRYTFWSGITGGLFLMLAYFGTDQSQVQRYLSGKSVRESQLGLIFNGLLKIPMQFFILLVGVMVFVFYQYNPSPLNFNPAATEAVLESEYADDYELLQEAHRELEVEKKMAQDAFSSALDIKEYTATIDAKQQILEINRREQGNRDAARELIERANPSVETNDKDYVFIHFILNYLPRGLIGLLLAVILSAAMSSTASELNALGTISALDLYKRNRPDHEDPMHYVKASRVFTFIWGVIAILIACFADLFDNLIQLVNIIGSIFYGNVLGIFLLAFFLKFVRGNAVFIAAIITQVIVVFGWYFDWMSYLWLNAFGCALVILIALLLESFDRLLRNPPVRI, from the coding sequence ATGGGAACCTTAGATTGGATTATCCTGTCCGGGACATTGATCTTTATCGTGGCCTTTGGCGTCTGGCGCACCCGCGGGAGCCGGGACGTCGACGACTACGTCCGCGGGGGGAAACGCGCCAAATGGCTCACCGTCGGGCTATCCGTCATGGCCACCCAGGCCAGTGCCATCACCTTCCTCTCCACCCCGGGGCAGGCCTTCCACGACGGCATGGGCTTTGTCCAGTTCTATTTTGGCTTACCCCTGGCGATGATCATCATATGTATGGTGTTCGTCCCTATTTACCACCACCTGAAAGTCTATACGGCCTATGAATTCCTCGAAAAGCGTTTTGACCTGAAAACGCGTACCCTGGCCGCCATCCTGTTCCTGCTGCAGCGCGGTCTTGCGGCCGGGATCACGATTTTTGCCCCCTCCATCATCCTGTCGGCTGTATTGGGGTGGAACCTCAATACGCTGAACATCATCATCGGGATTATGGTGATTATCTACACGGTTTCCGGAGGGACCAAGGCTGTGAATGTTACCCAGAAACAACAGATGTTCGTGATCATGCTCGGCATGTTCATGGCCTTCTTCTTTATCCTGGGATACCTGCCCACCGACCTGACCTTCAGCAAAGCGCTCAAAGTGGCCGGAGCCAGCGACAAGCTGAATATCCTGAATTTCGACTTCGATACGGACAGCCGGTATACCTTTTGGAGCGGTATCACCGGGGGCCTGTTCCTGATGCTCGCCTATTTTGGAACGGACCAGAGCCAGGTGCAGCGCTACCTGTCCGGAAAATCGGTTCGGGAAAGCCAGCTGGGACTGATATTTAACGGCCTTTTAAAAATCCCCATGCAGTTTTTTATCCTGCTGGTGGGCGTCATGGTCTTTGTTTTTTACCAGTACAACCCGTCTCCCCTGAACTTTAACCCGGCAGCTACGGAAGCGGTGCTGGAATCCGAATATGCGGACGATTATGAACTCCTGCAGGAGGCTCACAGGGAACTGGAGGTCGAGAAAAAAATGGCGCAGGATGCCTTCTCATCGGCCCTGGATATTAAAGAGTATACTGCTACCATCGACGCGAAACAGCAAATCCTCGAGATCAACCGCCGGGAACAGGGCAACCGAGACGCCGCCCGGGAACTCATCGAGCGGGCAAACCCGTCGGTAGAAACGAATGACAAGGATTATGTGTTTATCCACTTTATCCTGAATTACCTCCCCCGGGGACTCATCGGCCTGTTGCTGGCGGTAATCCTTTCGGCAGCCATGTCCTCCACGGCCTCCGAATTGAATGCCCTGGGCACCATCAGCGCCCTGGATCTCTATAAGCGGAACCGACCCGATCACGAAGACCCGATGCATTATGTGAAAGCCTCGCGGGTGTTCACTTTTATCTGGGGGGTCATCGCCATTCTGATCGCCTGTTTTGCAGACCTGTTCGACAACCTGATCCAATTGGTAAATATCATCGGCTCCATATTTTACGGGAATGTCCTGGGAATCTTCCTGCTTGCCTTTTTCCTTAAATTCGTCCGGGGCAATGCCGTTTTCATCGCTGCCATCATCACGCAGGTCATCGTAGTGTTCGGCTGGTACTTTGACTGGATGTCCTACCTGTGGCTGAACGCTTTCGGGTGCGCACTGGTTATCCTGATCGCCCTGTTGCTGGAGAGTTTTGACCGGTTGTTGCGGAACCCCCCGGTACGCATCTGA
- a CDS encoding DUF6340 family protein, whose translation MRRIFQFCLLSGVLALAPSCSATNRLSMTVTEPAAVMLPGNVQRIGIINRSLPSEGNRGLAKIDAVLSAEGMKLDSLGASAAIEGLADRLRLSNRYEAVVVLEELPQVARGLRGMPAPLTREQIRELCNTHGLDGIFSLSFYDTDTRVNLQLGMMELPGDLGLPISVPAHKLDLDTEVRNGWRIYLPDLPLPVDEWVYTDRFLVSGQGINPVAALESIGVRKDRVLELSQRTGYRHGGRLEPRRVRVGRDYFVRGSDLFVRGKRLAQTGDWDGAARLWERETDHPKGKVAGRAFYNMAIINEINGDLDAAIDWARRSYADFGTRHALDYARTLEGRRARQEQLMADLAW comes from the coding sequence ATGAGACGAATCTTTCAATTTTGCCTGTTATCCGGTGTCCTCGCGTTGGCCCCATCCTGCAGCGCAACCAACCGGCTGAGTATGACTGTCACGGAACCGGCGGCTGTAATGCTGCCCGGGAACGTCCAGCGCATCGGCATCATAAACCGCTCCCTTCCCTCTGAGGGCAACCGGGGCCTCGCAAAGATCGATGCCGTACTTTCCGCAGAGGGCATGAAACTGGATTCCCTCGGGGCTTCCGCCGCCATAGAGGGCCTGGCAGATCGCCTGCGCCTATCCAACCGATATGAAGCTGTGGTGGTCCTGGAGGAACTGCCGCAAGTAGCCCGCGGGCTGCGGGGCATGCCCGCGCCGCTTACCCGGGAACAGATTCGGGAGTTATGCAACACCCACGGGCTGGATGGGATCTTTTCCCTTTCCTTTTACGATACGGATACCCGGGTCAATCTGCAACTCGGGATGATGGAATTGCCCGGTGACCTCGGATTGCCGATCTCCGTCCCCGCCCATAAGCTGGACCTGGATACCGAGGTGCGCAACGGTTGGCGAATCTACCTCCCGGACCTTCCCCTGCCGGTAGACGAATGGGTCTATACAGATCGTTTCCTGGTGAGCGGACAGGGGATCAACCCGGTAGCCGCCCTGGAATCCATCGGAGTGCGCAAGGACCGGGTGCTGGAGCTTTCCCAGCGAACGGGGTATCGCCACGGCGGCAGGCTGGAACCCCGACGTGTTCGCGTGGGCCGCGACTATTTTGTAAGGGGAAGCGATTTATTTGTGCGCGGCAAGCGACTGGCCCAAACCGGTGACTGGGACGGTGCCGCCCGGCTTTGGGAACGGGAGACCGACCATCCGAAGGGGAAGGTGGCCGGCAGGGCTTTCTACAACATGGCGATTATCAATGAAATCAACGGCGACCTGGATGCTGCCATCGACTGGGCCCGCAGATCCTATGCGGATTTTGGAACCCGCCACGCACTGGATTACGCACGCACGCTCGAGGGGCGCCGGGCCCGTCAGGAACAATTGATGGCGGACCTCGCCTGGTAA
- a CDS encoding amidohydrolase, giving the protein MKKSLLPLGLLFGLFVHAQKMGPEKRAIVESINAHQQELIALSDSIWAAAEVAFQENISSRLLADYAEENGFTVERGVAGMPTAFVATYGSGSPVISVLGEFDALPGISQKAQPTKEALDPGGAGHGCGHNLFGTASLASAIAVKELIEAGELSGTVKFLGTPAEEKFFGKIWMVREGLWDDVDVNLSWHPGAEIEADVQSTLALVDFKVEFFGQAAHASADPWNGRSASDALELYTTGINYYREHIQPTVRIHYHIQDGGQVVNVVPDYSRIWVRVRDTKREGMMPVYEHVQKMAEGAAIMANVDYKISLISGIYETLVNRTGGEAMQKNLELLGPIEYTASEQEFGKKIQMATGKPQVGMDSEIRPLKATRENPGGGSTDVGDVSWNVPNINLGVTVAPKDTPWHSWAVVACGGMSIGHKGMLYAAKAMGMTMVDLFKSPKLVEAVKEEYRERKGETVYEPIIPEGPPPINAEK; this is encoded by the coding sequence ATGAAGAAAAGCTTACTCCCCTTGGGCCTGTTATTCGGCCTGTTTGTGCACGCACAAAAAATGGGCCCCGAAAAGCGGGCTATTGTCGAATCCATCAATGCCCACCAGCAGGAACTGATCGCCCTGAGCGACTCCATATGGGCAGCGGCCGAAGTGGCCTTCCAGGAAAACATATCGAGCCGGCTACTGGCCGATTACGCCGAGGAAAACGGCTTCACGGTAGAACGGGGCGTTGCCGGCATGCCCACTGCCTTCGTTGCCACTTACGGCAGCGGCAGCCCGGTGATTTCGGTACTCGGGGAATTCGATGCATTGCCCGGGATCTCCCAGAAAGCCCAACCCACCAAGGAGGCTTTGGACCCCGGGGGCGCCGGCCACGGATGCGGGCACAACCTCTTTGGCACCGCCAGCTTGGCTTCAGCCATTGCCGTCAAGGAACTCATCGAGGCGGGAGAGCTCTCCGGAACCGTCAAATTCCTGGGCACCCCGGCCGAAGAAAAGTTTTTCGGCAAAATCTGGATGGTCCGGGAGGGCCTCTGGGACGACGTGGACGTCAACCTGAGCTGGCATCCCGGAGCCGAGATAGAGGCGGATGTCCAGAGCACACTGGCCCTGGTAGATTTTAAGGTCGAATTTTTCGGCCAGGCAGCACATGCTTCCGCCGATCCGTGGAACGGGCGCAGCGCCTCCGACGCGTTGGAGCTCTACACCACCGGCATCAATTATTACCGGGAGCACATCCAGCCAACGGTTCGCATTCATTATCACATACAGGACGGGGGCCAGGTAGTCAATGTGGTCCCGGATTATTCCCGGATCTGGGTGCGGGTTCGGGATACGAAACGGGAAGGCATGATGCCCGTATACGAACACGTGCAAAAGATGGCGGAAGGCGCCGCAATCATGGCGAATGTAGATTATAAAATCTCCCTGATATCCGGGATTTACGAAACGCTCGTCAACCGTACAGGGGGCGAGGCGATGCAAAAAAACCTCGAATTGCTGGGGCCGATCGAATACACCGCATCCGAGCAGGAATTCGGCAAAAAGATACAAATGGCCACCGGGAAGCCCCAGGTGGGCATGGACAGCGAAATCCGGCCGCTGAAAGCCACCCGCGAAAACCCGGGGGGCGGATCTACGGATGTGGGAGACGTCAGCTGGAATGTCCCCAATATCAACCTCGGGGTAACCGTGGCTCCCAAGGATACCCCCTGGCACTCCTGGGCAGTGGTTGCATGCGGGGGGATGAGCATTGGCCACAAAGGCATGCTCTACGCGGCCAAGGCCATGGGGATGACCATGGTTGATTTGTTCAAAAGCCCAAAACTGGTGGAGGCCGTAAAAGAAGAATACCGGGAACGCAAAGGGGAGACAGTATATGAACCGATCATCCCGGAAGGACCGCCACCTATTAATGCTGAAAAATAA